The Episyrphus balteatus chromosome 4, idEpiBalt1.1, whole genome shotgun sequence genome includes a window with the following:
- the LOC129918313 gene encoding uncharacterized protein LOC129918313, protein MRVVAMVSGGKDSCYNMMQCVAEGHEIVALANLHPKDRDELDSFMYQTVGHMGIEILAKAMGLPLYRRETKGKSTQTGKYYVPTDDDEVEDLYTLLEETKKELNVEAVAVGAILSDYQRVRVENVCSRLNLVSLAYLWRRDQTELLQEMIDCHVHAIIIKVAALGLVPDRHLGKSLREIQPHLIKMRDKYGLNVCGEGGEYETFTLDCPLFKQKIFVEDVQTIISSNDPVCPVGYINFTKLRLHPKEQIHSCDMLVKKSLDYISDLNESTYSDLSDPDLSETELELIEKENRLRESLSQNELISRSNSFGRKIASSSPIPILTKSASVEEPTIGSITLATSVPMTQPPSPMIYEREFRPLTNSPVVAINRKGWMWVAGIQGCAPTLEEGMTNAMNQLRTMATENGYEMSDYCFVTVYVRSIAEYLIQNRIYANAMHFQNPPTRVCVECPLPEDCHVVMEAVAFRPEQNEGRPKENNIKAKRHTMHVQGISHWAPANIGPYSQSTKIDEITYISGQVALVPGSMTIIDGGIRPQCKLALRHISRIAKAMNAQGQLRDVVQGICFVTHPAFISEARRQWERRTTNAIMDYIVVPALPRNALVEWQVWAHTHNDSFDYEETGCSVREYTISIRRRWNYENNCAAIICYVSTGLASSTTQLTQLSDDIITNHRQVAQNLTTESFDEILTYVLNRLLKDYPALKRLDSLSLQQTEEPITNDEPAAAITTTTTNNHMPKNVHIPAIHLKVFYQVTATPSVELLLNTLQDFRNKVADTAKIAYTVLPACSLHNFSTFLSICGIRHE, encoded by the exons ATGCGTGTCGTAGCAATGGTTAGTGGCGGCAAAGATAGCTGCTATAACATGATGCAGTGTGTTGCCGAAGGACATGAAATTGTTGCATTGGCAAATCTTCATCCAAAGGATAGAG ATGAGCTCGATAGTTTTATGTACCAAACTGTAGGTCACATGGGTATCGAGATACTTGCCAAAGCTATGGGACTACCTCTGTATCGACGCGAAACAAAAGGCAAGAGTACACAAACCGGCAAATACTATGTACCCACCGACGATGATGAGGTTGAAGATCTCTACACTTTATTGGAGGAGACGAAG aaAGAGCTGAATGTTGAAGCAGTTGCCGTAGGAGCTATTTTATCTGATTACCAACGTGTACGAGTGGAAAATGTATGCAGCCGCTTGAATCTTGTGTCGTTAGCTTATTTGTGGAGGAGagaccagactgaacttttacAAGAAATGATTGACTGTCATGTTCATGCAATTATAATAAAG GTAGCAGCATTAGGTTTAGTACCCGATCGTCATTTGGGAAAATCACTACGGGAAATTCAAcctcatttaattaaaatgcgGGATAAATACGGACTAAATGTGTGTGGTGAAGGTGGAGAATATGAAACCTTTACTCTGGACTGCCCACTTTTTAAGCAAAAGATTTTTGt TGAGGATGTTCAAACGATAATCAGTTCTAATGATCCTGTTTGCCCAGTGGGGTATATTAATTTTACCAAATTGCGACTGCATCCAAAAGAACAAATTCATTCGTGTGATATGCTTGTGAAAAAATCCCTCGACTATATAAGTGACTTAAATGAATCAACTTATAGTGACCTTAGTGATCCAGATTTAAGTGAAACGGAACTCGAATTGATCGAAAAGGAGAACCGTTTGCGTGAATCGCTCAGTCAAAATGAGCTGATATCACGAAGTAATTCATTTGGGCGTAAAATTGCCTCCTCATCACCAATTCccattttgacaaaaagtgcAAGTGTTGAGGAGCCAACAATTGGTTCAATTACTTTAGCGACTAGTGTCCCAATGACTCAACCACCGAGTCCAATGATCTATGAACGGGAATTCCGTCCTCTTACTAACAGTCCAGTGGTTGCAATAAACCGAAAGGGCTGGATGTGGGTAGCTGGTATTCAGGGATGCGCTCCGACCCTCGAAGAAGGCATGACCAATGCCATGAATCAACTAAGAACAATGGCGACAGAGAACGGCTATGAGATGAGTGACTATTGTTTTGTGACTGTCTATGTTCGATCTATTGCCGAGTACCTGATCCAGAATCGTATATATGCCAATGCAATGCATTTCCAAAATCCCCCAACTCGAGTGTGCGTGGAATGTCCGCTACCGGAAGATTGTCATGTTGTGATGGAGGCCGTTGCTTTTCGACCGGAACAAAACGAGG GACGGCCAAAAGAGAACAACATCAAAGCGAAGAGGCATACAATGCACGTCCAAGGAATCTCACACTGGGCACCGGCCAATATTGGGCCCTACAGTCAATCGACAaag ATCGATGAGATAACGTATATATCTGGCCAAGTGGCCCTAGTACCTGGTAGCATGACAATCATCGATGGAGGTATCCGTCCACAGTGCAAACTTGCCTTAAGACATATTAGTCGGATAGCTAAAGCTATGAATGCTCAGGGACAACTACGCGATGTAGTGCAAGGCATTTGCTTTGTTACCCACCCAGCATTTATTTCAGAAGCTAGAAGGCAATGGGAGCGACGCACAACGAATGCCATTATGGATTACATTGTAGTGCCGGCACTGCCTAGAAATGCTTTGGTTGAATGGCAAGTCTGGGCACACACCCATAATGATAGCTTTGATT ATGAAGAGACTGGTTGCTCAGTACGAGAATACACTATTTCTATTCGACGGCGCTGGAATTACGAAAATAATTGCGCCGCTATTATTTGTTACGTGTCAACAG GACTTGCTTCTTCTACAACTCAGTTGACACAACTAAGTGATGACATCATTACCAATCACCGTCAAGTCGCACAAAATCTCACAACGGAGAGCTTTGATGAAATACTCACTTATGTTCTTAATCGATTACTGAAGGATTATCCAGCATTGAAACGTCTTGATTCACTCAGTCTTCAACAAACTGAAGAACCCATAACTAACGATGAACCTGCAGCAGcaatcacaacaacaacaactaacaATCACATGCCAAAGAACGTACATATTCCAGCGATTCACCTTAAAGTCTTCTACCAAGTGACCGCAACACCGTCCGTTGAACTACTCCTAAACACTCTACAAGATTTTAGGAACAAAGTAGCCGACACCGCCAAAATTGCCTACACTGTTCTTCCTGCTTGCAGTTTGCAtaattttagtacatttttatcGATATGCGGTATACGACACGAgtga
- the LOC129918563 gene encoding alpha-(1,6)-fucosyltransferase: protein MSVLRQFLGSSSWVRALMIFVVAWGFLVYIFVSKLSTQPANVEQDSTVKRMNQALQMLEHSKQRNDELRQMISDFMSDQVDKQSAQKLMDNLESKLQRVADGVGVQNAHTLEPSLEYEQLHRRIRSNTQELWNYFSDSLGKIRKRVLTEMPDLADDIQNILQMGAENKRSLIYDIDRMTSVDGYESWRHQEATNLSNLVQKRLYYLQNPKDCKNARKLVCKLNKGCGYGCQLHHVVYCFIVAYATERTMILKSKGWRYHKGGWEEVFQPISDTCTDVEAVHANNWPGQHDTQVLVLPIIDSLIPRPPYLPLSIPEDLAPRLKRLHGDPIVWWVGQFLKYLLKPKHSIKEMLENGMDKLGWKKPIVGVHVRRTDKVGTEAAFHSLEEYMTHVEDYYLTMETNGTKVDRRIFLASDDARVIEEAKKKYPNYDIVGDPDVARMAAVSTRYTDSSLNGIILDIHMLSLCDYLVCTFSSQVCRVAYEIMQTLYPDAAHRFKSLDDIYYYGGQNPHDREAVIAHSPKNHDEIHMRPGDLAGVAGNHWNGFSKGKNKRTNQMGLFPSFKVVDKVETVKLPTYPNA, encoded by the exons ATGTCGGTTTTGAGACAATTTCTGGGATCTAGCTCATGGGTGCGTGCATTAATGATTTTCGTTGTTGCATGGGGATTTTTGGTGTACATATTCGTCTCGAAGCTGAGCACGCAGCCAGCAAATGTCGAGCAAGATAGCACTGTGAAAAGAATGAATCAAGCACTACAGATGTTGGAGCACTCGAAACAGAGAAACGATGAATTGAGGCAAATGATTTCCGACTTTATGAG TGACCAAGTTGACAAACAATCCGCTCAGAAACTCATGGATAATCTGGAATCGAAATTACAACGCGTCGCTGATGGCGTTGGCGTTCAAAATGCCCACACATTGGAACCAAGTTTGGAGTATGAACAACTTCATCGTCGCATACGTTCCAATACACAAGAGCTTTGGAATTACTTCAGCGATTCGTTGGGCAAAATTCGAAAACGTGTACTTACTGAAATGCCCGATCTTGCTGAtgatatacaaaatattttacaaatggGCGCTGAGAACAAAAGATCTCTTATTTATGACATTGATAGAATGACATCAGTAGATGGATATGAAAGTTGGCGCCATCAAGAAGCTACAAATCTCAGTAACTTAGTCCAAAAACGGCTATACTACCTTCAAAATCCAAAAGACTGTAAAAATGCACGAAAACTAGTTTGCAAGCTAAACAAA gGCTGCGGGTATGGATGTCAGCTACATCATGTAGTCTATTGCTTTATAGTTGCCTATGCTACAGAGCGGACAATGATTTTAAAATCCAAAGGATGGCGGTATCATAAAGGCGGATGGGAAGAAGTTTTCCAACCTATATCTGATACATGTACAGACGTGGAGGCTGTACATGCTAACAATTGGCCTGGACAACATGACACACAAGTACTTGTGTTGCCCATAATAGACTCTCTTATTCCAAGACCGCCGTATTTGCCACTTTCAATACCAGAAGATCTAGCTCCTCGATTAAAGAGATTGCACGGAGATCCTATCGTCTGGTGGGTaggacagtttttaaaatatcttctcAAACCTAAGCACTCCATCAAAGAAATGTTGGAGAATGGTATGGACAAGCTTGGATGGAAAAAACCTATCGTAGG AGTTCATGTTCGACGAACTGATAAAGTAGGTACCGAAGCCGCATTTCATAGCCTAGAAGAGTACATGACTCATGTCGAGGATTACTATTTGACCATGGAAACTAACGGCACCAAAGTTGATCGACGTATATTCCTTGCATCGGATGATGCTCGTGTAATTGAAGAGGCAAAAAAGAAATACCCTAACTATGACATTGTGGGCGACCCTGATGTTGCAAGAATGGCTGCTGTTTCCACACGGTACACCGATTCATCCCTCAATGGAATCATTCTCGATATACACATGTTATCGTTGTGTGACTATCTAGTCTGCACGTTCAGCTCACAAGTGTGCCGAGTGGCATACGAAATTATGCAGACTTTATATCCTGATGCAGCGCATCGATTTAAGTCGTTAGATGATATCTATTACTATGGCGGACAGAATCCCCATGACCGTGAGGCTGTAATTGCGCACAGTCCAAAGAATCACGATGAAATTCATATGCGACCAGGGGATCTGGCTGGTGTTGCTGGTAATCATTGGAATGGCTTTTCGAAGGGAAAGAACAAACGAACCAACCAAATGGGTCTGTTTCCATCATTCAAAGTAGTGGACAAGGTTGAAACGGTGAAACTGCCTACTTACCCGAATGCGTAA